The Deltaproteobacteria bacterium DNA window CGCCCGCCCACACGCCGCCCTGGTACGACACCGCCCACTTGAAGGAGCAGCCGAGCATCGTGGCGAGGCTCGACGGCGACTCGGCCGCGCGGTCGCGCAGCGCGCCGGCCGCGACGCTCCAGCCGCGACGCGGCTCGGGAAGCGGCCGGGCCGCGCGCCGCACGGCGGTAGGCGCCGCGACCGGCGTCGAACGGACGAGCTCCGTGAGCGAGGCGCCGGAGGCGAGCTCGGCCGCGAGTTCGTCCCAGAGCGGATGCGGATGGCGCTCCTCGCCGTCGGACGCGACCCGCGGGCAGACGAGGACGAGCGCCTCGGTCGCCTGCTGCAACGGCCGCCGCCAACGCGTCGCCGCCGCGACCGCGAGCTCTCCCGGGTCGGGCAGCACGACGCCGGCCGCGGCGAACGCCCGCCGTTCCGCGCCGGTCAGCGGCAACACGGGCATGGGCGGCACCGAGTCGAGATCGAAGCCCCACCACACGACACAGGCCGCGGGTCCGGCGACCGCACCCGGCGTGCGCACCGCCGCGACCCCCGCTTCGGCCGGGAACGCGAGGAGCGGCGCCTCGCCGTCGAGCGCCTCCTCGACGAAGCGCTCGAGCTCCGGCGCTTCGAGCCCGGCGAGCGCCGATGCGTCGACCAGCTCGCGGAGCGCGAGGCCGGCGCGCAGGAGCGCCGTCCACGCCGGCTGCCGATCGACCGCCGCGCGCGTCAGGCGCCCGCGCACCCAGACGTCGAGCACGTCGAGGCGGCGCCGCACCTCGGCGGCCGGGTACTTCCCGCCCCGCCGCACCCGCGCCGCGAAGATCGCGCGGAGCCTGGTATCGACCCGCGTGCGGTCGTCGGCCGACGCGATGGTCGCGAGCCCGTCCCGCAGCGCGTCCCGCCACGGATCGCTGTCGACGGCCGGCTGCTCGTGCAACGCGCGGGCGAGACGCCACGCGATGCCGCGCGGAACCGGACCTTCGACGAGCGTCAGGAGCTCGAGCGCGCGTTCGGGATCGGGAGGAGCCCAGCCGAGCGCCAAGATGAGCGGCAGGATCTGCATGAGCGCGTTGTCACGCGCGTGACGGGCGCTGCCGGTCGTCGGCAGGCCGTGGCGGCGGAGAGCGGCGTCGAGGACGGGATCGGGATGGACGACGACGGTGCCGTCCAGCGAGGGGCGGGCCGCAAGCCAGGCCGCGACCTCCTCCGCCGCCTGCAGCGGCCCGTGCGGCCGCAAAAGCTGGAGCGTCCCGTCGGCCTCCGGACGGAAGGAGAGGAGCTGCGCCCGCGCGAGGTCGCCGGCCGCGTCGGCCGGCGCGAGGACCGTCGTCGTCACGCGCGTCCCGCGTGCCGCGAGCCCGTCGACGACCGCCCGCCAGAGCGGCGGCAGATCGTCGGTCGGCTCGATCAGCACGAGCTCGTCGACGTCTCCCGCACGCCGCGCCAGCACGTCGGCGACGGCCGCGACGCGATCCGGAACGCCGGGAAGCGCGCCGCTCGTGAGATCCGCGAGGGCGGCGATGCGCCCCGCGCGCAGCCCCTCGCCGCGCCATCCCGCCATCCGGAGAGTGTCGCGCCACTCGAGCAGCATGCGCGCGGTCCCGAGCGGATCGACCTCGGCCGACGCGCTCCAGAACCCTTCGCGCGCCCGCAGCGCCGGCACCAGCGACGCCGCCCGCAGCGCGGCCGGCACGGGCGGCCCACCGAGCCCGAGCTGCGTCTCGAGCAGGTTCAGCAGGAACCGCGGCCCGGCCCACGCCTCGCCCGCGGAGGCATGACGGGCGGCGAGCGGACCGGGCCACGGCGTCGCATCGAAGGTGGGGTCGAAGAGGATGCGCACGCCGCAGTCTTTCCGCGGATGCGGCGCACCCGTCAACGCGGACTGTCAGCGGTCGTCAGTCGCGCCCGCGGAGCTCGAGGCCCTCGAACGTGCCCGGAGCGCGCCAGCTTTCGAGATACTGGAAGAACGCCGTCGCCCCGAGCGGGTAGCCCATCATGAAGTCGCGTCCGGCGACCGTCGGCTGCCCCTCGTTGTTGTAGTAGCCCGGCGTGCATTCGGTCGAGCCGAAGAACGTCCCCGGCCCCGACCGGAGGAGGTCCATCCACGCGTCCTCGGACTCCTTCGTGACCTCGACCTCGCGCGCGCCGGCGGCCTCTGCGCGCCGCACGATCATGGCGATCGTCTTCGCGGCCTCGAGGAGGTTGTGGGAGACGTTCGAGATCAGGTTCGCGCCGTGCCCGGGCTGCACGATGAAGAGATTCGGGAAGCCGTGCACGAACATGCCGTGCTTGGATCGCATGCCCTCGCGCCAGTAGTGCGAGAGCTTCAGGCCGCCGCGCCCGACCGGGTCGAAGCCCATCCGCCGGGTGTGCTCGGTGCCGAACTCGAAGCCGGACGCGTAGACGATGCAGTCGACCTCGTACTCGACGCCGCTTGCGACGACGCCCTTCTCGGTGACGCGCTCGACGCCCTTGCCGTCGGTGTCGACGAGCCGGGTGGCGGGGGCGTTGAAGGCTTGCAGATACTCGTCGTGGAAGCAGGGCCGCTTGCAGAGCTGGCGGTACCAGGCCTTCAGCTTCTCGGCGGTGGTCGGGTCCTTCACGATCGCATCGACGCGGGCGCGGATCTCGCTCATCTTCTCGAAGTCGCTGTCCTCGAAGGCCCGCAGCATGCCGTCGGGGGTCCACTCCTCGACCGGGAGCGTCATGATCCTGCTCCGCACGCGGCGCGCGATGTCGGTCCAGCCGTCTTGCGTCATGTCCTCTTCGGGAAGCATGCCCGTCTGGACGGCGCAGAAGTTGTCGAGCCAGCGCTGCTGCCAGCCGGGCTTCGCCATCTCGGCGAACCACTCGGGGTCGGTCGGACGGTTGTCGCGGACATCGACCGACGACGGCGTGCGTTGGAAGACGTAGAGCGTCTCGCAGGCCTTCGCGAGCTCGGGAACGCAC harbors:
- a CDS encoding PD-(D/E)XK nuclease family protein — translated: MRILFDPTFDATPWPGPLAARHASAGEAWAGPRFLLNLLETQLGLGGPPVPAALRAASLVPALRAREGFWSASAEVDPLGTARMLLEWRDTLRMAGWRGEGLRAGRIAALADLTSGALPGVPDRVAAVADVLARRAGDVDELVLIEPTDDLPPLWRAVVDGLAARGTRVTTTVLAPADAAGDLARAQLLSFRPEADGTLQLLRPHGPLQAAEEVAAWLAARPSLDGTVVVHPDPVLDAALRRHGLPTTGSARHARDNALMQILPLILALGWAPPDPERALELLTLVEGPVPRGIAWRLARALHEQPAVDSDPWRDALRDGLATIASADDRTRVDTRLRAIFAARVRRGGKYPAAEVRRRLDVLDVWVRGRLTRAAVDRQPAWTALLRAGLALRELVDASALAGLEAPELERFVEEALDGEAPLLAFPAEAGVAAVRTPGAVAGPAACVVWWGFDLDSVPPMPVLPLTGAERRAFAAAGVVLPDPGELAVAAATRWRRPLQQATEALVLVCPRVASDGEERHPHPLWDELAAELASGASLTELVRSTPVAAPTAVRRAARPLPEPRRGWSVAAGALRDRAAESPSSLATMLGCSFKWAVSYQGGVWAGETAALPATERLLGTLTHLLLARLLGEGLTSPEAAQARAGALFDAEGARIAAPLFLPGFDAARADARTILVFAARELTRLLTTSKLGIRAIETVVERETSEGRLAGTPDLVVGPPTAVIDLKWSGAHWREQLAAGTAHQLAAYAHLVADGGASSLPPVGYFIVRDQRLLTTDGAVFRDADRVEGPPITVTWDAVVEARRRRRAALADGVLEAPMTDPAEKEAPATIADGILTLQPRCGYCDLRTLCGRVFGAV
- a CDS encoding NAD(P)/FAD-dependent oxidoreductase; protein product: TWYWNRYPGAQCDTTSFIYMPLLEETGHMPTEKYAHGPEILEHSRRIGRRFGLYENALFHTRVTELEWDEPRARWIVRTDRGDAFTARFVSMGTGPLHVPKLPGIPGIETFRGHSFHTSRWDYAYTGGDPEGAPMTKLADKRVAIIGTGATAVQCVPELAKACETLYVFQRTPSSVDVRDNRPTDPEWFAEMAKPGWQQRWLDNFCAVQTGMLPEEDMTQDGWTDIARRVRSRIMTLPVEEWTPDGMLRAFEDSDFEKMSEIRARVDAIVKDPTTAEKLKAWYRQLCKRPCFHDEYLQAFNAPATRLVDTDGKGVERVTEKGVVASGVEYEVDCIVYASGFEFGTEHTRRMGFDPVGRGGLKLSHYWREGMRSKHGMFVHGFPNLFIVQPGHGANLISNVSHNLLEAAKTIAMIVRRAEAAGAREVEVTKESEDAWMDLLRSGPGTFFGSTECTPGYYNNEGQPTVAGRDFMMGYPLGATAFFQYLESWRAPGTFEGLELRGRD